One stretch of Leptospira hartskeerlii DNA includes these proteins:
- the coaE gene encoding dephospho-CoA kinase (Dephospho-CoA kinase (CoaE) performs the final step in coenzyme A biosynthesis.), which produces MTRSSLRTDGTFLVGITGMIGGGKSTATRILEELGGVRISADEIARKYTDPNSPISKELIDSLGPEILDESDKIDRKRIAKLVFGNPEKLKILNSLTHPRIRKEFLEVLGGLEKGSLVLWEVPLLFETDSYTLCDATVCVISDPEVSLERTVKRDGISREEAEARAKSQLSLQEKAKKADYSIKNTGDLQDLRKECEYLYAELKGRMK; this is translated from the coding sequence ATGACTCGGTCTTCTCTTAGAACTGACGGGACTTTTCTTGTCGGGATCACTGGGATGATCGGAGGTGGCAAATCCACTGCGACTCGGATCTTAGAAGAGTTGGGCGGAGTAAGGATCAGTGCCGACGAGATCGCCCGTAAATATACGGATCCTAACAGCCCGATCTCCAAAGAACTGATCGATTCCTTAGGCCCTGAAATTCTGGATGAGTCCGACAAGATAGATCGTAAAAGGATCGCAAAGTTGGTGTTCGGGAACCCCGAAAAACTGAAGATCCTTAACTCTTTGACCCATCCAAGGATACGTAAGGAGTTTTTGGAAGTTCTGGGCGGCTTGGAAAAAGGTAGCCTAGTTCTGTGGGAAGTCCCACTTCTATTCGAAACGGACTCTTATACACTTTGTGATGCTACTGTATGTGTGATCTCTGACCCCGAAGTTTCCTTGGAAAGGACAGTTAAAAGGGACGGGATCAGCAGAGAAGAAGCGGAAGCGAGGGCAAAAAGCCAGCTTTCACTTCAGGAAAAAGCGAAGAAGGCCGATTATTCCATTAAGAACACAGGGGATTTGCAGGATCTTCGTAAAGAATGCGAATATTTGTACGCTGA